The genomic DNA AGCGGTCGGCGGCGCGGCCGCCGACCCGACCGCCGGTTCCCGAGAGACCCGGGAACCGGTCGCGTCGTTTTGGAGGCCCCACCCGCCGGAGTCAGCCCGCCGCCACCGTCAGCGGCGCGAAGCGCCGGGTCCAGTCCCCGGGCAGCTCGGTGATCCCGTAGGTCATGACCGCGTTGGGGGCGACCGAGGAGAGGCCTCGCTCCCTCACCCACTCCAGCAGCTCCTGGTGCCGTACGTCGATGTCCGTGCGCAGCGGTCGGTCGGTGCGGGCGGCGAGCGAGCCGATCAGAGCCTTGGCCGTCTCGGTGTCACGGGCGATCAGTGGGCCCACCACGTGGGTGTCCATGTTCGGCCAGGCCGCGGCGTATCCGATGATCCGGCCGCCCTCCTCGGCGACGCGCAACTGGTCGGCGAAGGCCGGCAGCCGCGTGAGGATGGGGGTGCGGTCCGCACCGAAGACCTCCTCGTCGAGCCGGAGGACGGCGGCGAGGTCCTCGGCGGTGGCCGCGCGGGTGGCGGTCTTCGATTCCGGCCCGCCCGGGACGAAACGGCCCCGCACCATCTCCGCCCCGCCCGTCACCTTGAAACCGAGCTCCTCGTAGAGCGGCCGGCCGTACGGCGTCGCGTGCAGGGTCAGCGGAAGGGTGCCCAGCCCGGAGACGATGTGCCGCATCAGACGGCGTCCGACGCCCTGACGGGCGTGCCGCTCGGCGACCAGCACCATGCCGATGGCGGCGAGCGAGGGGCGTTCCTGCGGTCCGTACTCGGTGACGGTGCAGGCGGCGACCAGACCGCCGCCGGGGTCGTCGATGCCGTACCCCTGTCCGGCCGTGAGGAGGAACCCCCACTTGTGCTCCTCGCGCGGCCACCCCCGGTCCTCGGACAGGTCGGCGCAGGCGGTGAGATCGCGCAGCGTCAGACGGCGGATCGGAGCAGAGGCGAGGAAAGGTGTCGGCACGCAGGTCAGGCTGTCCGACGGCGGCCTCCCGCGTCCACCTCTTTCCGGTGGAACCTGCGAGCTTTCGGCCAAGTCGGTTCAGCCGAGGTCGGGGGCGTGCAGAGCACGTACACCTTCGATGTTGCCGTCCAGGTAGTGCCGCAGGGACAACGGCACGAGGTGGACGGAGGCGATCCCGACCCGGGTGAAGGGCACTCTGACGATCTCGTACTCACCGGCCGGCTCGTCGACCTCGGGACCGTGACGCAGGGACGGATCCATGGATTCCAGGTGACAGACGAAGAAGTGCTGCACCTTCACGCCGGTCGCGCCGCCGTCCTCGCCGATGTGCTCGACGGTGTCGACGAAGCAGGGCACCACGTCGCTGATCTTGGCGC from Streptomyces sp. CB09001 includes the following:
- a CDS encoding GNAT family N-acetyltransferase; the encoded protein is MPTPFLASAPIRRLTLRDLTACADLSEDRGWPREEHKWGFLLTAGQGYGIDDPGGGLVAACTVTEYGPQERPSLAAIGMVLVAERHARQGVGRRLMRHIVSGLGTLPLTLHATPYGRPLYEELGFKVTGGAEMVRGRFVPGGPESKTATRAATAEDLAAVLRLDEEVFGADRTPILTRLPAFADQLRVAEEGGRIIGYAAAWPNMDTHVVGPLIARDTETAKALIGSLAARTDRPLRTDIDVRHQELLEWVRERGLSSVAPNAVMTYGITELPGDWTRRFAPLTVAAG
- a CDS encoding NUDIX hydrolase, producing the protein MTVRPVVKRTARAVLLDGGHLILIKRTKPGVDPYWVTPGGGVEPDDTTVVDALHREVYEELGAKISDVVPCFVDTVEHIGEDGGATGVKVQHFFVCHLESMDPSLRHGPEVDEPAGEYEIVRVPFTRVGIASVHLVPLSLRHYLDGNIEGVRALHAPDLG